In Sander vitreus isolate 19-12246 chromosome 7, sanVit1, whole genome shotgun sequence, a genomic segment contains:
- the arf3a gene encoding ADP-ribosylation factor 3a has product MGNIFGNLLKSLIGKKEMRILMVGLDAAGKTTILYKLKLGEIVTTIPTIGFNVETVEYKNISFTVWDVGGQDKIRPLWRHYFQNTQGLIFVVDSNDRERVNEAREELMRMLAEDELRDAVLLVFANKQDLPNAMNAAEITDKLGLHSLRHRNWYIQATCATSGDGLYEGLDWLANQLKNKK; this is encoded by the exons ATGGGGAACATTTTTGGCAACCTTTTGAAGAGCCTGATAGGCAAGAAGGAGATGAGGATTCTCATGGTGGGGCTGGACGCTGCTGGGAAAACCACCATCCTCTACAAGTTGAAGCTGGGGGAGATCGTCACCACCATTCCCACAATCG gtTTTAATGTAGAGACGGTGGAGTACAAGAACATCAGCTTCACTGTGTGGGACGTGGGTGGCCAGGACAAGATCCGTCCCCTGTGGAGGCACTACTTCCAGAACACCCAGG GGTTGATCTTTGTGGTCGACAGCAATGACCGTGAGCGGGTGAACGAAGCTCGTGAGGAATTGATGAGGATGCTGGCTGAGGACGAGCTGCGGGATGCTGTCCTTCTAGTCTTTGCCAACAAACAG GACCTGCCCAATGCCATGAATGCTGCAGAGATCACAGATAAGCTGGGCCTGCACTCTCTACGCCACCGCAACTGGTACATTCAGGCCACCTGCGCCACCAGTGGAGACGGTCTCTACGAGGGTCTGGACTGGCTGGCCAATCAGCTGAAGAACAAAAAGTGA